The stretch of DNA CGATGGGTTTAACTACCGCCCTGCGGACCCTCTAGGCAAGACCTTCTCGGGTGGTTCACCATGTCGGATACAGATACGCGCGACCCTACATCTCTCAGAACGCCGATCGTCGCCGTCCTCGGACACGTCGATCACGGCAAGACGAGTCTCCTCGATAAAGTCCGCGGCTCCGCGGTTATCGAGGGTGAAGCAGGTGCGATTACTCAGCACATCGGTGCGACGGCCGTCCCGCTCGACATCGTCTCCTCGATTGCGGGCGACCTCGTCAATCCGGAGGACTTCGACCTCCCCGGACTCCTGTTCATCGACACGCCGGGGCACCACTCCTTTACGACGCTTCGTTCCCGTGGCGGTGCGCTCGCGGACATCGCGATTCTCGTCGTCGACGTCAACGACGGCTTCCAGCCGCAGACGCTCGAGGCGCTCGACATCCTCCGGCGGTCGGAGACGCCGTTTATCGTCGCGGCGAACAAGATCGACACCGTTCCCGGCTGGAACGAGAACGAGGATTCGCCGATCAACGCGACCTACGAGTCCCAGAGCGATCGCGTTCAGGGACGACTCGACGAACAGCTCTACGAAATCATCGGCAACCTCTCGGACGAGGGCTTCTCCGCCGACCTCTACTGGCGGGTGCAGAACTTCCAGCGTAACGTCGGCGTCGTCCCCGTCTCGGCGATGACAGGCGAGGGCGTCCCGGACCTGCTCGCCGTCATGATGGGGCTCTCCCAGCGGTACATGAAAGAGGAGATGGAGATCGACGTTGCAGGCCCCGGCGTCGGTACCGTCCTCGAGGTCAAAGAGGAGAAAGGGTTCGGGAAGACGGTCGACATCGTCCTCTACGACGGAACGATCAAGGCCGACGATCAGATCGTCGTCGGCGGCCAGAACGAGCCGATCGTCACCGACGTCAGGGCGCTGCTCCAGCCCCGACCGCTCGCGGAGATCCGAACGGAGAGTCGGTTCGAGAAAGTCGACGAGGTCGGTGCTGCAGCCGGTATCAAGGTCGCAGCACCCGATCTCGAGGACGCGATGGCCGGCGCGCCCGTCCGGGTCGTCCGGGATCGCGACCTCGAGCACGTCGTCCACGAGGTCGAGGCCGAACTCGCCGATATCGCGGTCGACACCGCAGAACAGGGTGTCGTCGTCAAGGCGGACACGCTGGGTAGCCTCGAGGCGATGGCGGACGCGCTGGACGAGGCCGAGGTTCCGATCGTGCGTGCGGAGGTCGGCGACGTCGCCCCGCGTGACGTCTCGGTCGCGTCGACGGCAGAGGATCCAAAACAGCAGGTGATTCTCGGGTTCAACGTCGATACGCTCTCGGACGCCGACCATCGCGCGGAGGTCGACGACGTACGCATATTCACCGACGAGGTCATCTACCAGCTTATCGAGGACTACGAGGAGTTCGTCGAGGAGATCGAGCAAGCCCAGCAGGATACGATTCTCGAGAACATTACGCGACCTGCCCGGTTCCGAATTCTCCCGGATCATACGTTCCGCCAGAACGATCCCGCGGTCGTCGGCGTCGAAGTCGACGCCGGCACCCTGCAGAACAACACGAACGTCGTGAAATTCGACGGCAACGAACCCGAACGCGTCGGGGGGATCAAGGGCATTCAGGAACAGGGCGAGGACGTCGACGAGGCCCGCAACGGCGACCGCGTCTCGGTTGCGATCGACGGGCCGACCGTCGGCCGCGACATCGAGGAAGGCGACCGTCTCTGGGCCGAGATTCCCGAGAAACACGCGAAAATCTTGGAGCAGGAACTCACCGACGAGATTCCCGGGGACGAACTCGAGGCGCTGAACATGTACCTCGACAAGCAGCGCAATCGCGATCCGTTCTGGGGCAAATAAAAGTCAGACGTCCGATATTACTTTGTAGTATCGAACGAGAACGGTCGGTATGGTTTCCCGTGAAAACAAGGTCGTTGGCGGATTTGTTGTGGTCGCACTCGTCCTCACTTACGGCGGATTTTGGCTGACTGATCTCCCATCGGAGATTCTGCTGGGGACGCTGATTTTCGCTGGTGTCATCGCACCGATGGTCGTAAACAACTACCTCGATACCCGAGAATCCGTCTGACCGATACGGACTGTTGTACACACGGTTTCGTACTCCAACGTTCCTTCTAGAAAGTACCAAAGCCAAGGTCGTGATCGTTCGTTTCCGAAAGCGTCGCTGCCGTCCACTCGACAGTTACTCCTCGATCAGTTAGCGACGTGACGCGCTAGTGGCGGTCCAACCCTGAACTGATGGGTCGATCCAGCGGTGTGGGCCGGTTCGCCCCATCAGACGACGTTTGGAACGGTACTAGTAGTCTCGTTCGACTTGGCGACTCGGTTCGTCGCTCGAGCGGTCGGTGTTCCGGTAGGCCGTTTCTGCATCCGCGACCGATTCGGTTTTGACCAGTCGTTCGACGCGACGTTCGAACTCCCGTTCGTCGATGTCGCCGCTGGCGTATCGTTCACGAAGCGTTTCGAGGGCTCCGTGTTGGTCGCTGTTTTCGCTCGTATTCTGGTCCCGATTTCGATCTCCGGCTCGAGTTTCGTACCAGTACGTAACCTGGGTTGCAACGGGTAGTACGCAGGCGAATCCGATCACGAACAGTATCCAGAAATTCGACCACCCGATAAACAACAGGCTCATCGCCAGTCCGACAGTGAGGGTCGTGATTGCAGTCGCAACGGCCGAAGTGAGTGGAAAGTCCCCCCAATCGCTGTGCTGTGTCACGATACCTCATATGTAGCTATCCAGTTATTAATACTTTGTAACGCCGGTTCTTTTCGAGGGCGGAGACACCATACACCCGTTCTGGCTGTGCGTCGACTTTCCTCAACAAGCAACGCAACCGCGGTCGTCCGGGGCGGGTACCCTGCAGTTAGCTACAGCGGTCGTCCATCGAGAGATCCCCGGAGAACGGCTCGTCGATCACGTCGAACTCCGCACGGATCATCCTCTCTCCTTTCTCGTGGTCGACGTCGTCGCCGGCGAGGTGTGCCTCGGGCTGGGTACGGACGCTTGGTTCCCAGTGCGCTCTGATTTCCGTTCGCTCGCCGTGCGGGAACAGTCGGACGTGTAGCTGCGACTTTTCGTCGTCGGAGAACCGAACGAGGTTGCCGTGTTCGTAGACGACATCGTCGTCCCGACGATACGCGTGAAGATACGACGGGTAAAACTCAGCAAATCCCTTCCGTTCGAACTCTGCGATCGCCTCTTCCGTCGACATCTCGAGGACGCCGACGTATCCCGCTTCCGACGGCGTACAGACGGCAAGAGCCTGCGGTACGTACTCGTTCGCGCGTTCGTACGAAACTCGAGCGACCGTATTTCGGACTCTCGAGGGTGAGACGAACTGGGCGGCTCCACCAGCCGTAAGCAGTCCGGCCCCCGCAGCAGCCACGAACCTGCGCCGGTTCATCGACGTGTAAAACGAGTACGGGCGGGGAACCGAACCGGCTGCAACTGTCCAGCTATTATCCGCTCGAGTTCCCGCGCCGCGCCGTCAGGTCATTCCGCGCGCTCGAGTCGCACCCGCGCTCCGCCCTCGAGGTCCGCGAGCGGCGCGGTGTCTGCGAGCGTGGCGACGACGGTTACTGGCGAGGCCGCACGCGGTTCGCCGTCGATGCTGGCCGGTGTCTCGCCCCAGAACAGACAGAGCTTGTTCCCCGCGGGCCAGTAGGCGATCGCTCCCTCGGGAACGACTTCTCGGGCGTTCTCTGGTGGCGCGTCGATCGGCACGTCGAAGTACAGTTCCGCGCCCCAGCGAACGGCGTCGCCTTCCACTGGAAGCGCCTCCTCGAGTGCCGCCCGCGTGTCGGGCGTCTCGTCGGTCCAGGTTGCCTCGAGAACGCGGTCGGCGACGGTGACGGTGAGATCCGACATGGCTGTGCCGACGGAGCCCGATTATTTCGATCCGTCGACCGTCTCTCCCCTGCGGACGCGCTCGATGCCCTCGAACGTGCCCTCCGGGTCGTCGATGGCCTCGCGGTCACAGGGGAGGTCGAACCAGCCCCGGCGCTCGAGAACGAGTTCCTCGTCGGTCAACCGGACAGCCTCGATTTTGTCCCACGGCACGAGTCGTTTCGACAGCGGTTTCTCGACGAGGACGCCGGCTTCGTGGGCGTGTAACTCCGGTGGATTTCGCCTGTTTACCGGGTCGAACTCGTCCCAGCCGCCCGCCCCAGGCATCCACAGCGGGTGCAGCATGACGACGCCGTAGCCGATCAGGAACAGCCCGGAGAGGCCGTAGCCGGCACGGAGGAGCCATATTCCAGCCGGAATCGACAGGATCAACAGCGGCGTCGCGACGTACTCGCTCGAGAGGGGGCCAGCACGGTGCAACGGCCAGGTCGCCGTCGGCTCGTCGGCCGCGAGCGCGTCGACGTACCGGTTGCGGGCCATCCGTGCGGTGCCGATAGACAGCGGGATCGAGACGACGAACAGGATGCCAACGAGGAGAGCGAGTCGACTCGAGAGCGAGACGAGTTCGTACGCGTATGCGACGAGGGTCCCTCCGAGCGCGATCGAGGGCAGGTAACAGCAGAGTCGCCGTTGTCGATTCCGGCCGAGTCGCTGGGGGAGCCCCGGACTGCGATCCAGGAGAACGATTCCGGCGATCGTGACGATCGTCACGACGGTGGGGAACGTCGAGACGACCGTCTCGTTCTCCCAGCCTGCGAGGAGGCCGGCCGCCGAGACGGCTCCGGCTACCAGTATACCGGCGTAGAACCCGACGGCTGCCTTGAATCCGACGTCGATCTCTCCGACGCCGGGGAGGGGGCGGGTTTTGGAGGTTGCCATACGATCGTGTTGTACGGCTGATGGTATAAAACGGGCCGGTCGAGCATCGACGCGCTGCGAGCTGGAGCTATCCGTTCTCGACGTGGAGTCGCTCGAGTGTCGCGTGAACCGATTCCGGATCGTCGATGACCGACCGATCACAGCGGAGGTCGAACCAGCGTCGACGCTCGAGGACGAGTTCGCCCTCCGTGAGTCGAACGCCGTCGATCCGATCCCAGGGAACCAGTTTCTGCTCGAACCGATCGACGACGACGCCGGCTTCGTACGCCTCGAGGTCGGCGTTGCCCCAGCGATCCTCGCCATCCGGGAGTCCCCAGGCGTCCCACCCGCGCCGGTCGCTGAGCCACAGCAACAGGGCCAACGAGCCGTAGCCGACGAACCAGACGCCGGTGCCGTTGCCGGATGCGATCGAAGAGAACCCGGAAACGACCAGCAAGACACCGCCGCCGGCGGCGATCATTCCCCAGAGACCGGTGTCGAACGTCGTCCTGTGCCACGTCCAGGCGACTTCCGGTTCGTCGCCAGTGATGGCGTCGACGTACCGGTTGCGGGACATCTGTGCGATTCCGACGGCGGTCGCTCCGGTGACGAACGTGAGTGCGATCGCCGCGATGGTGAGCCGAGGAGTGGACTCGAGCGGCAGGACTGCTGGTACGAGGAGGGCTGTTGCGAACACGGCGGCGGGGAGCGCGGGAAGCAGTCGCCGCCGTCGATTTCGGCCGAGCTGTTCCGGGAGACCGGAGAGCCGATCGCCGAAGACGAGCGCGACGAGTAACGTGGCGACGACGGTGCTGGGCGTGGTCACGAGAACCGCTGCCGTCGACGCGTCGGCTGCGATAGCGGCGAGTGCGACGACGCCGGCGACGACGATCCCGAGATAGAAGCCGATGCCCGCTTTGAAAGCGAGGTCGGGACCGTCGACGACCGAAGTGGGAGTCTGTCGTCGATCGTGAGACGTCACGGTTCACCAGTTGTCGTGTTGCTATATAGTAACTTGGAGTCAGCAGTCGACTCGAACGCTCGAAGAGAGACGCTGTACCAGTGTACTCGATGATTTCGTCCGTTGCTACTGCCCCTGTAACCCTTAACACGCTGCTCGTGGTCCGTGGGGTATGCTCGCACACCTTCGACAGTACAAACACGAGGAAGTCCAGTTCGACGACAACAGGACCACAGGCGAGTCCCAGACGGAGGACGCGGTCGACAAGGAACCCGAGGAGTACTTCGGCAAGAACATCGACGAATTCGATCTCGAGACCTGGGAGACGGTCGAACACGAGGACGACCCGATCCAGCGACGCGAGGTCACGCTCGACGGCGTCACCGCCGTTTCCGTCCCGAAGGAACCGACCGACGAGGACGATCCGGACCTCCCCGGACAGACGCTCCAGTTACGAATGGGTGGCGGCATCGAGTTCCTCGCGAACGCCGAAATCGTCGAAGTTCAGGACCAGAACCCACAGAGCGAAGCCGAGGGGAAAGTCTCGAAGGAGGACGATCCCCAGGGGAAGGCGTCGATGGACGACGAGCCGTAGTCGGCCGGCCGAATCGGTCGTCAGCTACGTTTTCCTCGAGTGATGGGTCTCGACCCGTCGCCATCCGGGACGGAGTCGCGTCACCCTCGGGTATCGGACGTGTCACACTCGAGAATGACAGCGCGTACCGGAGACGGTACGGTCCCGAAATCGTTTTCAACTGCTCCCGCGGACACTCGGTATGCCGACGGAATCGGACACTCATTATGACCCCTCGCTGGGGAACAAGTTCATCTTCGTCACCGGCGGCGTCATGTCGGGACTCGGCAAAGGGATCACGGCCGCGAGCACCGGCCGGCTCCTGAAAAACGCCGGGTTCGACGTCACCGCGGTGAAGATCGACCCGTACCTGAACGTCGACGCCGGGACGATGAACCCCTACCAGCACGGGGAGGTGTACGTTCTGGAAGACGGTGGCGAGGTCGACCTCGACCTGGGGAACTACGAACGGTTCCTCGATATCGACATGACCTCGGACCACAACATTACGACGGGGAAGACCTACCAGCACGTCATCGAGAAGGAACGCGCCGGCGACTATCTGGGCAAGACGGTCCAGATCATCCCTCACATCACCGACGACATCAAACGGCGGATCCGGGAGGCCGCCGAAGGCACCGACGTCTGTATCATCGAAGTCGGCGGCACTGTGGGGGACATCGAGGGGATGCCCTACCTCGAGGCGCTTCGCCAGTTCGCCCACGAGGAACCGGAAGAGAACGTCCTGTTCGCCCACGTCACTCTCGTCCCGTACTCGAAGAACGGCGAGCAAAAGACGAAGCCGACCCAGCACTCGGTCAAGGAGGTTCGATCGATCGGCCTCCAGCCCGACGTGATCGTCGGCCGCTGTGAGGATCGACTCGACCCCGAGACCAAAGAGAAGATCGCGCTGTTCTGTGACATTCCGACGGAGGCAGTGTTCTCGAATCCCGACGTCGAGGACGTCTACCACGTCCCGCTGATGGTCGAAGAGGAAGGACTCGACCAGTACGTCCTCGAGCACTTCGGGATGGCTGACGAGGCGCTCCCGGCGGGCGAGCGATCGAACGAGTGGCGCGAGATCGTCACCACGGAGAAGTCCGGCGAGGTCGACGTCGCGCTGGTCGGCAAGTACGACTTAGAGGACGCCTATATGTCGATCCACGAGTCGCTGAAACACGCCGGCTTCGAGGTCGGTGTCGACGTCAACGTCCACTGGGTTCCGGCCGACGAGATGGCAGACAGCTACGACGACCAGTTAGCGGACGTCGACGGGATCATCGTCCCCGGCGGCTTCGGGATGCGCGGTTCGGAAGGGAAGATTCGCGCGGTCCAGTACGCCCGCGAGAACGACGTTCCGTTCCTCGGACTCTGTCTTGGCTTCCAGATGGCCGTCGTCGAGTACGCACGCAACGTGCTCGGACTCGAGGGTGCCCACTCCGCGGAGATGGACGAGGAGACGCCCCATCCGGTCATCGACATCCTGCCGGAACAGTACGAGGTCGAGGACATGGGCGGCACGATGCGACTCGGCGAGCACACGACGGTTATCGAACCCGAGACGCTCGCGTACGAACTGTACGGCGACACCTCCTGTAGCGAGCGCCACCGCCACCGCTACGAGGTCAACCCCGAGTACTTCGATCAGTTCGAGGACGAACCGCTGACGTTCTCCGGCACTGCGGGCAACCGCATGGAGATCCTCGAACTCGAGACCCACCCCTACTTCGTGGGAACACAGTTCCACCCCGAGTACACGTCCCGTCCCGGACAGCCCAGCCCGCCGTTCCTGGGGCTGGTCGAGGCCGTTCTCGAACAGAGCACCGACGAAGATACCGATACGGAGAGCGAAACGGAGGTTACCCACTGATGGTCGACACTGACACGTTCGTACCCGACGCAGTCGAAGAGATCGAAGACGAAATCGGCGACGCAAACGCCGTCATCGCCCTCTCGGGCGGCGTCGACTCCTCGGTCGCCGCGGCACTCGCATACGAGGCCATCGGCGACCGGCTCACCCCGGTCTACGTCGACACCGGCCTGATGCGCAAAGGCGAGACCGACCAGATCCGCGAGACGTTCGACTACATGGAGTCGCTGCGGATCGTCGACGCCAAGGATCGCTTCCTCGAGGCGCTCTCGGGCGTCACCGACCCCGAGGAGAAGCGCTCGATCATCGGCGAGCAGTTCATCCGTGAGTTCGAGCGCGAGGCGAAAGACGCCGACGCGGACTATCTCGTCCAGGGGACGATCTACCCCGACCGTATCGAGAGCGAGGGTGGGATCAAGTCCCACCACAACGTCGGCGGCCTCCCAGAGGTCGTCGACTTCGACGGCATCGTCGAACCCGTCCGCGACCTCTACAAGGACGAAGTGCGGGAGGTCGCACGCCACCTCGGTCTCGACGAAATCGTCGCCGAACGGATGCCGTTCCCCGGCCCCGGCCTCGCAGTCCGCGTCATCGGTGAAGTCACCGAGGAGAAACTCGAGGTCGCACGTCACGCCTGCCACGTCGTCGAAGACGAACTCGAGGAGTACGAACCGTGGCAAGCCCTCGCCGCGGTGATCGGCAAGGCGACGGGTGTCAAGGGCGACAACCGCGTCCACGGCTGGGTCGTCTCCGTCCGTTCGGTCGACTCCCGTGACGGCATGACCGCCAAAGCCCAGGAGATCGACTGGGACACCCTCCAGCGCATCCAGTCGCGCATCACCGGCCAGAACGAAAACGTCGCCCGAGTCGTCTACGACGTGACCCACAAACCACCGGCGACCATCGAGTACGAATGACGCACGTGATCGTCGCCGGCACGGACGAAACCGAGGTCGCAGCCGCGTTCGAGCAGGATGGCGCCGACGTGACGCGACTGCAGGGTATCATCTCGCGGCCGCAACTCGAGGAGGCTGGTATCGTCGACGCCGACCTCTACGTCCTGACCGACGTCGACCAGGCGACGACGATCCCGATCGTCTGTGATCTCAACGACGAGCTTCGCACGGTCGTCTACGCGGACCGGACG from Natronobacterium texcoconense encodes:
- a CDS encoding SHOCT domain-containing protein, which gives rise to MSLLFIGWSNFWILFVIGFACVLPVATQVTYWYETRAGDRNRDQNTSENSDQHGALETLRERYASGDIDEREFERRVERLVKTESVADAETAYRNTDRSSDEPSRQVERDY
- a CDS encoding DUF7126 family protein yields the protein MTHVIVAGTDETEVAAAFEQDGADVTRLQGIISRPQLEEAGIVDADLYVLTDVDQATTIPIVCDLNDELRTVVYADRTVPEFVTAQLDLAVDPQLIGPDVLAEELLD
- a CDS encoding CTP synthase, which produces MPTESDTHYDPSLGNKFIFVTGGVMSGLGKGITAASTGRLLKNAGFDVTAVKIDPYLNVDAGTMNPYQHGEVYVLEDGGEVDLDLGNYERFLDIDMTSDHNITTGKTYQHVIEKERAGDYLGKTVQIIPHITDDIKRRIREAAEGTDVCIIEVGGTVGDIEGMPYLEALRQFAHEEPEENVLFAHVTLVPYSKNGEQKTKPTQHSVKEVRSIGLQPDVIVGRCEDRLDPETKEKIALFCDIPTEAVFSNPDVEDVYHVPLMVEEEGLDQYVLEHFGMADEALPAGERSNEWREIVTTEKSGEVDVALVGKYDLEDAYMSIHESLKHAGFEVGVDVNVHWVPADEMADSYDDQLADVDGIIVPGGFGMRGSEGKIRAVQYARENDVPFLGLCLGFQMAVVEYARNVLGLEGAHSAEMDEETPHPVIDILPEQYEVEDMGGTMRLGEHTTVIEPETLAYELYGDTSCSERHRHRYEVNPEYFDQFEDEPLTFSGTAGNRMEILELETHPYFVGTQFHPEYTSRPGQPSPPFLGLVEAVLEQSTDEDTDTESETEVTH
- a CDS encoding cyclophilin-like family protein, which codes for MSDLTVTVADRVLEATWTDETPDTRAALEEALPVEGDAVRWGAELYFDVPIDAPPENAREVVPEGAIAYWPAGNKLCLFWGETPASIDGEPRAASPVTVVATLADTAPLADLEGGARVRLERAE
- the guaA gene encoding glutamine-hydrolyzing GMP synthase, with amino-acid sequence MVDTDTFVPDAVEEIEDEIGDANAVIALSGGVDSSVAAALAYEAIGDRLTPVYVDTGLMRKGETDQIRETFDYMESLRIVDAKDRFLEALSGVTDPEEKRSIIGEQFIREFEREAKDADADYLVQGTIYPDRIESEGGIKSHHNVGGLPEVVDFDGIVEPVRDLYKDEVREVARHLGLDEIVAERMPFPGPGLAVRVIGEVTEEKLEVARHACHVVEDELEEYEPWQALAAVIGKATGVKGDNRVHGWVVSVRSVDSRDGMTAKAQEIDWDTLQRIQSRITGQNENVARVVYDVTHKPPATIEYE
- a CDS encoding PH domain-containing protein, producing MATSKTRPLPGVGEIDVGFKAAVGFYAGILVAGAVSAAGLLAGWENETVVSTFPTVVTIVTIAGIVLLDRSPGLPQRLGRNRQRRLCCYLPSIALGGTLVAYAYELVSLSSRLALLVGILFVVSIPLSIGTARMARNRYVDALAADEPTATWPLHRAGPLSSEYVATPLLILSIPAGIWLLRAGYGLSGLFLIGYGVVMLHPLWMPGAGGWDEFDPVNRRNPPELHAHEAGVLVEKPLSKRLVPWDKIEAVRLTDEELVLERRGWFDLPCDREAIDDPEGTFEGIERVRRGETVDGSK
- the infB gene encoding translation initiation factor IF-2, whose amino-acid sequence is MSDTDTRDPTSLRTPIVAVLGHVDHGKTSLLDKVRGSAVIEGEAGAITQHIGATAVPLDIVSSIAGDLVNPEDFDLPGLLFIDTPGHHSFTTLRSRGGALADIAILVVDVNDGFQPQTLEALDILRRSETPFIVAANKIDTVPGWNENEDSPINATYESQSDRVQGRLDEQLYEIIGNLSDEGFSADLYWRVQNFQRNVGVVPVSAMTGEGVPDLLAVMMGLSQRYMKEEMEIDVAGPGVGTVLEVKEEKGFGKTVDIVLYDGTIKADDQIVVGGQNEPIVTDVRALLQPRPLAEIRTESRFEKVDEVGAAAGIKVAAPDLEDAMAGAPVRVVRDRDLEHVVHEVEAELADIAVDTAEQGVVVKADTLGSLEAMADALDEAEVPIVRAEVGDVAPRDVSVASTAEDPKQQVILGFNVDTLSDADHRAEVDDVRIFTDEVIYQLIEDYEEFVEEIEQAQQDTILENITRPARFRILPDHTFRQNDPAVVGVEVDAGTLQNNTNVVKFDGNEPERVGGIKGIQEQGEDVDEARNGDRVSVAIDGPTVGRDIEEGDRLWAEIPEKHAKILEQELTDEIPGDELEALNMYLDKQRNRDPFWGK